A window of the Streptomyces sp. HUAS 15-9 genome harbors these coding sequences:
- a CDS encoding dTDP-4-dehydrorhamnose 3,5-epimerase family protein codes for MAIEEMKVKDAFRITPSHIPDNRGHFFEAWRLSELSEASGQTFAVRQVNYSVSHRNTLRGIHGTTLPPGQAKLVTCVRGAALDVVVDLRVGSPTFGMFDTTLQEAGSGIGVYLADGLGHAFLALSDDTCMNYLCSEEYVHGTMVDIQALDPAIGIPWDTSHPFIRSEKDAAAPTLAEAVAAGLLPTYEQAKASYRTPVLS; via the coding sequence ATGGCAATCGAAGAAATGAAGGTCAAAGACGCCTTCAGGATCACGCCGTCGCACATCCCGGACAACCGCGGCCACTTCTTCGAGGCGTGGCGACTGAGCGAGCTGAGCGAGGCGAGCGGCCAGACGTTCGCCGTCCGGCAGGTCAACTACTCGGTCTCGCACCGCAACACACTGCGCGGCATCCACGGTACGACCCTGCCGCCGGGCCAGGCCAAGCTCGTGACCTGTGTGCGCGGGGCCGCCCTGGACGTGGTGGTCGACCTGCGGGTCGGCTCGCCCACGTTCGGCATGTTCGACACCACGCTGCAGGAGGCCGGTTCGGGCATCGGCGTCTACCTCGCCGACGGCCTCGGCCACGCCTTCCTCGCGCTGAGCGACGACACCTGCATGAACTACCTGTGCTCCGAGGAGTACGTGCACGGCACCATGGTCGACATCCAGGCCCTGGACCCGGCGATCGGCATCCCGTGGGACACCTCCCACCCCTTCATCCGCTCGGAGAAGGACGCCGCCGCGCCGACCCTCGCCGAGGCCGTCGCCGCCGGTCTGCTGCCGACGTACGAGCAGGCGAAGGCGTCGTACCGGACGCCGGTGCTGTCATGA
- a CDS encoding NADPH-dependent F420 reductase has protein sequence MTAIAVLGSGTVGSGLALGLARAGHTVLIGSSHPDRAPGEELTQAGVRLKTHASAAESSEVVFNATPGELSLDLLRPLEPQLRDSVLVDVSNAYVRGPDGLPAAPVYADSSLAEELQKALPRTRVVKALNSMDSRVMTNPSILSMPPTACLSGDDPGAKETVVGLLRDLGWKDDWILDLGGLYSARTQEWLILFLGPFVMRYGMIPFSLGIAR, from the coding sequence ATGACCGCCATCGCCGTCCTCGGCTCGGGCACCGTCGGCAGCGGCCTGGCCCTGGGCCTGGCCCGCGCCGGCCACACGGTGCTGATCGGCTCCAGCCACCCGGACCGCGCACCGGGCGAGGAGCTGACGCAGGCAGGCGTACGACTGAAGACGCACGCGTCGGCCGCCGAGTCGTCCGAGGTCGTCTTCAACGCCACCCCCGGCGAACTGTCCCTCGACCTCCTGCGCCCGCTGGAGCCGCAGCTGCGCGACAGCGTCCTGGTGGACGTCTCCAACGCGTACGTACGCGGCCCGGACGGACTGCCCGCCGCACCCGTCTACGCGGACTCCAGCCTGGCGGAGGAACTCCAGAAGGCGCTGCCGCGGACCCGGGTGGTCAAGGCCCTGAACTCGATGGACAGCCGGGTGATGACCAACCCCTCCATCCTGTCGATGCCGCCGACCGCGTGCCTGTCCGGCGACGACCCCGGGGCCAAGGAGACGGTGGTCGGCCTCCTGCGCGACCTGGGCTGGAAGGACGACTGGATCCTGGACCTGGGCGGCCTGTACAGCGCCCGCACCCAGGAGTGGCTGATCCTGTTCCTGGGCCCCTTCGTCATGCGCTACGGCATGATCCCCTTCAGCCTGGGCATAGCCCGCTGA
- a CDS encoding thermostable hemolysin, translating into MRITLSMRDTPDWQVAADLVQDVFAAQYDARIRPNPDAFLAYFETAEDETESALACAGLSFPEQEGILLERYLDAPVEQIIADELGSEVAREQILQIGNIASVRASAGGEIIKALPLVMACLGRPYAVMTMTGRLAMLMQHLGVVFHPLVDASRDRLSPEEAALWGSYYDTRPVVGWAEAAAQSTLLLAAIGRYCFESVDMRFVGNRPEQKVLTRAA; encoded by the coding sequence ATGCGAATCACGCTGTCCATGCGCGACACCCCGGACTGGCAGGTCGCCGCCGACCTCGTCCAGGACGTGTTCGCCGCTCAGTACGACGCTCGCATCCGGCCCAACCCGGACGCGTTCCTCGCCTACTTCGAGACCGCAGAGGACGAGACGGAATCCGCCCTCGCCTGCGCGGGACTGTCCTTCCCCGAGCAGGAGGGCATCCTGCTGGAGCGCTACCTCGACGCCCCCGTCGAGCAGATCATCGCCGATGAACTGGGCTCTGAGGTCGCGCGCGAGCAGATCCTCCAGATAGGCAACATCGCCTCCGTCCGCGCCAGCGCCGGCGGCGAGATCATCAAGGCCCTGCCCCTGGTGATGGCCTGCCTGGGCCGCCCGTACGCGGTGATGACCATGACCGGCCGGCTGGCCATGCTGATGCAGCACCTCGGCGTGGTCTTCCACCCGCTCGTCGACGCCTCCCGCGACCGCCTCTCGCCCGAGGAGGCGGCCCTGTGGGGCTCCTACTACGACACCCGGCCGGTCGTCGGCTGGGCCGAGGCGGCCGCGCAGAGCACCCTGCTGCTCGCCGCGATCGGCCGCTACTGCTTCGAATCGGTCGACATGCGGTTCGTCGGCAACCGCCCCGAGCAGAAGGTGCTGACCCGTGCCGCGTGA
- a CDS encoding MFS transporter, translating to MDTREGAMGTERHASPADQPVDTAVVEAEDHTPPDPRRWTLLVFVAIAQFMVLLDTTVVNLALPAIQADLKASATATEWVLTGYILCFGGLMLLGGRTADRWGRRRTFLVGAVLFTAASLACGLAGGTTVLIAARALQGCGAAFLSPAAMSLVTTSFPKGRERTTALAVWAALAGLGGTLGVVLGGVITDSLDWRWIFYINIPFGVVAVAGVLLLGSRREDLTPGSSPDLIGAVTVTGGLAALVYAIVNIQDHGWRSGLYVVTPFVGSLVLLTTFVLVELRVADPLMPMRLFATRSLVASSIGRVLTSGVQAAVLFLSSYYLQRTLGWSTLKSGFAFLPLGIIAIIITAPATRVMHRFGPRPVYIAGAVGSVAGLYLLTQAPHDGDYVTQVLPALLILGAAMQCCTIPVNVAGVSDVPQEQQGIASGVLVAAFQVGASLGVATVATSALTRTTSELTSGTAPAVAWLDGLHLGFWIAAGIAVLNLINAVVGLPGRRRATSTARAQTT from the coding sequence ATGGACACACGAGAGGGAGCCATGGGCACCGAACGCCACGCGTCACCCGCCGACCAGCCGGTCGACACAGCCGTGGTCGAGGCCGAGGACCACACCCCGCCGGATCCACGGCGCTGGACCCTGCTCGTCTTCGTCGCGATAGCCCAGTTCATGGTGCTCCTCGACACCACCGTGGTGAACCTCGCGCTGCCCGCCATCCAGGCCGACCTGAAGGCGAGCGCCACCGCCACCGAGTGGGTGCTCACCGGCTACATCCTCTGCTTCGGCGGCCTGATGCTGCTCGGCGGGCGCACCGCCGACCGCTGGGGCAGGCGGCGCACCTTCCTGGTCGGCGCCGTCCTGTTCACGGCCGCCTCCCTGGCGTGCGGACTGGCCGGCGGCACCACCGTGCTGATCGCCGCGCGCGCCCTGCAGGGCTGCGGCGCGGCCTTCCTGTCGCCCGCGGCCATGTCGCTGGTCACCACGTCCTTCCCAAAGGGCCGCGAACGCACCACCGCCCTCGCCGTCTGGGCGGCGCTCGCCGGTCTCGGCGGCACCCTCGGCGTCGTCCTCGGCGGCGTCATCACCGACAGCCTCGACTGGCGCTGGATCTTCTACATCAACATCCCCTTCGGTGTCGTCGCCGTCGCCGGAGTGCTGCTGCTCGGCAGCCGCCGCGAGGACCTCACCCCCGGCTCCAGCCCCGACCTGATCGGCGCGGTCACCGTCACCGGCGGCCTGGCCGCGCTCGTCTACGCCATCGTCAACATCCAGGACCACGGCTGGCGTTCGGGACTGTACGTGGTGACGCCGTTCGTCGGCTCGCTGGTCCTGCTCACCACGTTCGTCCTCGTCGAACTGAGGGTCGCCGACCCGCTGATGCCGATGCGGCTCTTCGCCACCCGCTCCCTGGTCGCGTCCTCCATCGGCCGCGTCCTGACCAGCGGTGTGCAGGCGGCCGTACTGTTCCTGAGCAGCTACTACCTGCAGCGCACCCTCGGCTGGTCCACCCTGAAGTCGGGCTTCGCGTTCCTGCCACTCGGCATCATCGCCATCATCATCACCGCCCCGGCCACCCGCGTGATGCACAGGTTCGGCCCCCGCCCCGTCTACATTGCGGGCGCCGTCGGCTCCGTCGCCGGCCTGTACCTGCTCACCCAGGCCCCGCACGACGGCGACTACGTCACCCAGGTACTGCCCGCGCTGCTCATCCTGGGCGCGGCCATGCAGTGCTGCACCATCCCGGTCAACGTCGCGGGCGTGTCCGACGTACCGCAGGAACAGCAGGGCATCGCCTCCGGTGTGCTCGTCGCCGCTTTCCAGGTCGGCGCCTCGCTGGGCGTCGCCACCGTCGCCACCAGCGCCCTGACCCGTACCACTTCGGAACTCACCAGCGGCACCGCCCCGGCCGTCGCCTGGCTCGACGGACTGCACCTCGGCTTCTGGATCGCGGCCGGCATCGCGGTGCTCAACCTGATCAACGCCGTCGTCGGCCTGCCCGGCCGGCGTCGCGCCACCAGCACGGCCCGGGCACAGACCACCTGA
- a CDS encoding TauD/TfdA family dioxygenase yields the protein MTTASHTALKTSPYGTGSGLLVEPAAGTALDAIDSAKLLELLKQAGFLLLRGFDTDMTSFTALVQNTSTSTTLDPARDFYSDVAQKVDAGLDEVGLHTENGNSPFRSHLAWFFCEKAATSGSQTTVCDGYRVWEALSPAAREAFSAQDIVYSRYVSEPQWRGMAHHLMGRTKPAEEIQISELLALTGTLKGTEIVPEADGGIRYSYTTPAADSTVFGTRPSFANSILGPSFNYEKPKITFADGTEFSPELLAEVEAVTAALTENLDWQHGDVAVIDNTRVMHGRRAITDPDRTIYNALSYIAVPAAA from the coding sequence ATGACCACCGCCTCGCACACCGCCCTGAAGACCAGTCCCTACGGCACCGGCAGCGGCCTGCTGGTGGAACCCGCCGCCGGCACCGCCCTGGACGCCATCGACTCCGCCAAGCTGCTCGAACTCCTCAAGCAGGCGGGCTTCCTGCTGCTGCGCGGCTTCGACACCGACATGACGTCGTTCACCGCGCTGGTGCAGAACACCTCCACCTCCACCACCCTCGACCCCGCCCGCGACTTCTACTCCGACGTCGCGCAGAAGGTCGACGCCGGCCTCGACGAGGTCGGCCTGCACACCGAGAACGGCAACAGCCCCTTCCGCTCCCACCTGGCCTGGTTCTTCTGCGAGAAGGCCGCCACCTCCGGCTCCCAGACCACCGTCTGCGACGGCTACCGCGTCTGGGAGGCCCTGTCCCCGGCCGCGCGCGAGGCGTTCTCCGCGCAGGACATCGTCTACAGCCGGTACGTCTCCGAGCCCCAGTGGCGCGGCATGGCCCACCACCTGATGGGCCGTACCAAGCCCGCCGAGGAGATCCAGATCTCCGAACTGCTCGCCCTGACCGGCACGTTGAAGGGCACCGAGATCGTGCCCGAGGCCGACGGCGGCATCCGCTACTCGTACACCACCCCGGCCGCCGACTCCACCGTCTTCGGTACGCGCCCGTCCTTCGCCAACAGCATCCTCGGCCCCTCCTTCAACTACGAGAAGCCGAAGATCACCTTCGCGGACGGCACCGAGTTCTCCCCGGAGCTGCTCGCCGAGGTCGAGGCCGTCACCGCCGCCCTGACCGAGAACCTCGACTGGCAGCACGGCGACGTCGCCGTCATCGACAACACCCGGGTCATGCACGGCCGCCGCGCCATCACCGACCCGGACCGCACCATCTACAACGCCCTCAGCTACATCGCCGTACCCGCCGCCGCCTGA
- a CDS encoding ester cyclase — translation MASDNGFTLPGADLPAPDADLRARREAVVIEHTIAETQWDIDGVFATFPRGPVYRIQAFEEESFVGPEAIRKGYFDGMQAAFPNLEHDVLHLHHTPTAVILEAWARGKQEADWRDIPNRGKSIDAPILVIFHFDGDVLIDETLYFDIDTFKRQLA, via the coding sequence ATGGCCAGCGACAACGGATTCACTCTCCCGGGCGCGGATCTCCCCGCGCCCGACGCCGACCTGCGCGCCCGGCGCGAGGCGGTGGTCATCGAGCACACCATCGCCGAGACGCAGTGGGACATCGACGGCGTCTTCGCCACGTTCCCGCGCGGCCCCGTCTACCGTATCCAGGCCTTCGAGGAGGAGTCCTTCGTCGGCCCCGAGGCCATCCGCAAGGGCTATTTCGACGGTATGCAGGCGGCCTTCCCGAACCTGGAGCACGACGTGCTCCACCTGCACCACACCCCCACCGCGGTCATCCTCGAGGCCTGGGCCCGCGGCAAGCAGGAAGCCGACTGGCGGGACATACCCAACCGCGGCAAGTCCATCGACGCGCCCATCCTGGTCATCTTCCACTTCGACGGTGACGTGCTGATCGACGAGACCCTCTACTTCGACATCGACACCTTCAAGCGCCAGCTCGCCTGA
- a CDS encoding cupin domain-containing protein → MASPGDVLRLGEDRLTFLKTAAETDGAYVEVAVEYSPASIKPPQHYHPRQTERMQVERGHLHLLLDGTLHEYGPGDEFYIPPGAVHSIWNPGPERARITWRTTPAYKTETVFETLWGLTNEGRLKPDGTPRLQMPLLALGFRDEYRVVTGRPFLLDMALCTALAPLSVAMGYRPTYRPPQERAGQPQTA, encoded by the coding sequence ATGGCAAGCCCCGGAGACGTCCTGCGGCTCGGCGAGGACCGGCTCACCTTCCTGAAAACGGCGGCCGAGACCGACGGCGCCTATGTCGAGGTGGCCGTGGAGTACTCCCCGGCCAGCATCAAGCCGCCCCAGCACTACCACCCCCGGCAGACCGAGCGGATGCAGGTCGAGCGCGGGCATCTGCACCTGCTGCTCGACGGCACCCTGCACGAGTACGGTCCCGGCGACGAGTTCTACATCCCGCCGGGCGCCGTGCACTCCATCTGGAACCCCGGCCCGGAGCGGGCCCGGATCACCTGGCGCACCACGCCCGCCTACAAGACGGAGACGGTCTTTGAGACCCTGTGGGGCCTGACCAACGAGGGCCGGCTCAAGCCCGACGGCACCCCCAGGCTCCAGATGCCGCTGCTCGCCCTCGGCTTCCGCGACGAGTACCGCGTCGTCACCGGCCGTCCGTTCCTTCTCGACATGGCGCTGTGCACCGCGCTGGCGCCGCTGTCCGTGGCCATGGGCTACCGCCCGACCTACCGTCCGCCGCAGGAGCGGGCCGGGCAGCCGCAGACGGCCTGA
- a CDS encoding acyltransferase family protein: MHDRSHVHDRGHVEGLDGLRGLAALYVVLFHCWLLTFPGFPHNSGPSWLGWLMYGRIAVVFFLVLSGFSLAITPARRGWQLGGVAPFLRRRAWRILPPYWAALALSLAVAWWVVPASHYGPPTGKTLLVYGLVLQDMVTAPTPNGAFWSIGVEAELYLLFPLLLLIRRRLGAVVLVAGVTLLVVAHGLTAANGTPTEGMNMLTPDLAPVFVAGLVGAGIVAAPERVRRLPWHWLAALTATPALALVAVKGSAWTVDHYFWLDLAVVPAMTMLLAAVATGRPAFLTRLLATRPVRTLGNFSYSLYLIHLPIVMLVVRKLAPHVVAPGLPTFCFTVLLAVPASVLGAWLFAEIFEMPFKRNRSWRAMRAALAGRTGTAPVPGGREQMKRDKDVTPVGDRG; encoded by the coding sequence GTGCACGATCGCAGCCATGTGCACGACCGCGGCCATGTGGAGGGCCTCGACGGACTCCGCGGCCTGGCCGCACTGTACGTGGTGCTGTTCCACTGCTGGCTGCTGACCTTCCCGGGATTCCCCCACAACTCCGGCCCCTCCTGGCTCGGCTGGCTGATGTACGGGCGTATCGCCGTCGTCTTCTTCCTCGTGCTGTCCGGGTTCTCCCTGGCCATCACACCGGCCCGCCGAGGCTGGCAACTGGGCGGCGTCGCCCCGTTCCTGCGCAGACGGGCCTGGCGGATCCTGCCGCCGTACTGGGCGGCACTCGCGCTGAGCCTGGCGGTCGCCTGGTGGGTGGTGCCCGCCTCGCACTACGGCCCGCCGACGGGGAAGACACTCCTGGTGTACGGCCTCGTACTCCAGGACATGGTCACGGCCCCCACCCCGAACGGCGCGTTCTGGTCGATAGGCGTGGAGGCGGAGCTCTACCTCCTCTTCCCGCTCCTCCTCCTGATCCGGCGCCGCCTGGGCGCGGTGGTCCTGGTCGCGGGTGTGACGCTCCTGGTGGTGGCCCACGGCCTGACGGCGGCGAACGGGACACCGACGGAGGGCATGAACATGCTGACCCCGGATCTCGCTCCGGTGTTCGTCGCCGGCCTGGTAGGCGCGGGAATCGTCGCCGCGCCCGAGCGGGTACGGCGCCTGCCGTGGCACTGGCTCGCAGCGCTGACCGCGACGCCGGCTCTGGCACTGGTAGCCGTCAAGGGATCGGCCTGGACGGTGGACCACTACTTCTGGCTGGACCTGGCCGTCGTACCGGCCATGACGATGCTCCTGGCGGCGGTGGCCACCGGCAGGCCCGCCTTCCTCACCCGCCTCCTGGCCACGCGGCCCGTACGCACTCTCGGCAATTTCTCCTACAGCCTCTACCTCATCCATCTCCCGATCGTCATGCTCGTCGTCCGGAAGCTGGCCCCGCACGTCGTTGCACCCGGCCTGCCGACGTTCTGTTTCACAGTGCTGCTGGCCGTGCCCGCCTCGGTGCTGGGGGCGTGGCTGTTCGCGGAAATCTTCGAAATGCCGTTCAAACGGAACCGGTCGTGGAGGGCGATGCGCGCCGCGCTTGCCGGCCGGACGGGCACGGCGCCGGTGCCGGGGGGCCGGGAGCAGATGAAACGGGATAAGGATGTGACGCCCGTCGGCGACCGCGGCTAG
- a CDS encoding MFS transporter: MSTVNPPSTGGGTKGLVFWAILTTGLASFMAGLDNLVIITALPTIREKLGGSLADLEWTVNAYTLSFAVLMMFGAALGDRFGRRKVFCLGLLLFTGASAAAAMAPGVGELIAARAVQGAGAAIVMPLSVTLLTVAVPPEKRGSALGIWGAINGLSIAAGPLVGGVVVEHLSWQWIFWLNVPLGLILAPLSWRKLAESSIADSRLDAVGTVLSGVGLFGIVLGLIKGHENGWTSPMVLTGLVGGAAVMGLFVLWENRTDKPMVPMRLFRGRAFTGINLAGVLMSVGMFGAIFLMTQFFQLIQGYTAMQAGVRLLAWTAMPMVVAPIAGMVSDRIGGKPVVAVGLALMTAGMAYWAVVMDPDVSYVKQLPALMICGAGMAMFYAPLMNLTMGSVAEHEQGIASGVTAATREVGAALGVALLASIFSANGGFASPQNFVDGLVPAMWVGAAAVGLGTLFMLIVPGRGAQDASQSAPVAKSSPATSDEKSAPAPAR; this comes from the coding sequence ATGAGCACCGTCAACCCCCCATCTACGGGCGGAGGAACGAAGGGGCTGGTCTTCTGGGCCATCCTCACCACCGGCCTCGCCTCCTTCATGGCGGGCCTGGACAACCTAGTGATCATCACGGCGCTGCCCACGATCCGGGAGAAGCTCGGCGGCAGCCTCGCGGACCTGGAATGGACGGTCAACGCCTACACGCTGTCCTTCGCGGTCCTGATGATGTTCGGTGCCGCGCTCGGTGACCGGTTCGGCCGGCGCAAGGTCTTCTGCCTCGGCCTGCTGCTGTTCACGGGTGCCTCCGCGGCGGCGGCGATGGCGCCGGGGGTCGGTGAACTCATCGCGGCCCGTGCCGTCCAGGGCGCGGGCGCGGCCATCGTGATGCCGCTGTCGGTCACCCTGCTGACTGTTGCCGTCCCGCCCGAGAAGCGCGGTTCGGCCCTCGGTATCTGGGGCGCGATCAACGGCCTGTCGATCGCCGCGGGTCCGCTGGTCGGCGGTGTCGTCGTCGAGCACCTGTCCTGGCAGTGGATCTTCTGGCTGAACGTGCCGCTCGGTCTGATCCTGGCCCCGCTGTCCTGGCGCAAGCTCGCCGAGAGCAGCATCGCCGACTCCCGTCTCGACGCGGTCGGTACGGTCCTGTCCGGCGTCGGCCTGTTCGGCATCGTGCTCGGTCTGATCAAGGGTCACGAGAATGGCTGGACCTCGCCGATGGTGCTCACCGGGCTGGTCGGCGGCGCCGCCGTGATGGGCCTGTTCGTGCTGTGGGAGAACCGCACCGACAAGCCCATGGTGCCGATGCGGCTGTTCCGCGGCCGAGCGTTCACCGGCATCAACCTGGCCGGTGTGCTGATGTCGGTCGGCATGTTCGGAGCCATCTTCCTGATGACCCAGTTCTTCCAGCTGATCCAGGGCTACACCGCGATGCAGGCCGGCGTACGGCTGCTCGCCTGGACCGCGATGCCGATGGTGGTCGCGCCGATCGCCGGCATGGTATCCGACCGGATCGGCGGCAAGCCGGTGGTCGCCGTCGGCCTCGCGCTGATGACGGCGGGCATGGCCTACTGGGCGGTTGTCATGGACCCGGACGTCTCCTACGTCAAGCAGCTGCCGGCCCTGATGATCTGCGGCGCGGGCATGGCCATGTTCTACGCCCCGCTGATGAACCTCACCATGGGCTCGGTCGCCGAGCACGAGCAGGGCATCGCCTCCGGTGTCACGGCCGCCACCCGTGAGGTCGGCGCGGCGCTCGGCGTCGCCCTCCTGGCCTCCATCTTCAGCGCCAACGGCGGCTTCGCCTCACCGCAGAACTTCGTCGACGGCCTGGTCCCGGCGATGTGGGTGGGCGCCGCCGCGGTGGGCCTCGGCACCCTGTTCATGCTGATCGTGCCGGGCCGCGGTGCCCAGGACGCGAGCCAGTCCGCGCCGGTGGCCAAGTCGTCCCCGGCCACCTCGGACGAGAAGTCCGCACCCGCCCCGGCCCGCTGA
- a CDS encoding AMP-binding protein, protein MPRDTETVSLAAGLLARADSDDVMVRVLSADGGPATDFGYRDLIGAALVLAARLSEWEREHGRPARVGLLAENSPEWVAADLALLFASAVEIPVPTAFAAEQAASLFETADLCLVDAAGAHALERWTKDREGGVLPEGCPVTEIDLAALRAAAPATAPTWPVPAEDAIVKVIHTSGTTSAPKGVQIRRHGMDALLTSLRARTGTALFERYLSIVPLSLLIEQVAGLYMPFLAGGSVTFMPPGTALVGTAADAAPRMLELLRRARPTALVIPPTVAGLFLALCDQRPEENVTERHLRIFGHEGPVFVACGGAPVPAEILQRLHDFGLTVHEGYGLSENSSVVSWNFPGEVRFGTVGRPLDHVEVELAEDGELLIRSSSLFAGYTREDPSSVVVDEQGWLHTGDLAELDDDGYLRITGRKKSLVITAGGRNVSPEWVEARYRELGFVREAAIVADGLEAVHGLFVVEAGLDHDTARRRIEEFGRERLSDIERAAVIRLMSEDDPDYARCFTVTGRPRRDVIRAHVLGGAPGAAAGDTRIKEKA, encoded by the coding sequence GTGCCGCGTGACACCGAGACCGTGAGCCTTGCCGCCGGACTGCTCGCGCGGGCGGACAGCGACGACGTCATGGTGCGCGTGCTGTCCGCCGACGGCGGCCCCGCCACCGACTTCGGCTACCGCGACCTCATCGGCGCGGCCCTCGTCCTCGCCGCCCGGCTGAGCGAGTGGGAGCGGGAGCACGGGCGCCCCGCCCGCGTCGGGCTGCTCGCCGAGAACTCGCCCGAGTGGGTCGCCGCCGACCTCGCCCTGCTGTTCGCCTCCGCCGTGGAGATCCCGGTCCCCACCGCGTTCGCCGCCGAACAGGCCGCCTCCCTCTTCGAGACGGCCGACCTGTGCCTGGTCGACGCCGCAGGCGCCCACGCCCTGGAGCGCTGGACCAAGGACCGCGAGGGCGGCGTACTGCCCGAGGGCTGCCCGGTGACCGAGATCGACCTGGCCGCCCTGCGGGCCGCCGCGCCCGCCACCGCACCGACGTGGCCGGTGCCCGCCGAGGACGCCATCGTCAAGGTCATCCACACCTCCGGCACCACCTCCGCCCCCAAGGGCGTACAGATCCGCCGGCACGGCATGGACGCCCTGCTGACCTCGCTGCGCGCCCGTACCGGCACCGCCCTGTTCGAGCGCTATCTGTCCATCGTCCCGCTGAGCCTGCTCATCGAGCAGGTCGCCGGGCTCTACATGCCGTTCCTCGCGGGCGGTTCGGTCACCTTCATGCCGCCCGGCACCGCGCTGGTCGGCACCGCCGCCGACGCCGCGCCCCGCATGCTCGAACTGCTGCGCAGGGCCCGGCCCACCGCCCTGGTCATCCCGCCCACCGTCGCCGGGCTGTTCCTCGCCCTGTGCGACCAGCGGCCCGAGGAGAACGTGACCGAGCGGCACCTGCGGATCTTCGGCCACGAGGGCCCGGTCTTCGTCGCCTGCGGCGGCGCCCCGGTGCCCGCCGAGATCCTCCAGCGCCTGCACGACTTCGGCCTCACCGTCCACGAGGGCTACGGGCTGAGCGAGAACTCCTCGGTGGTCTCCTGGAACTTCCCCGGCGAGGTCCGCTTCGGCACCGTCGGCCGCCCCCTGGACCATGTCGAGGTGGAGCTGGCCGAGGACGGCGAACTGCTCATCCGCAGCAGCTCGCTGTTCGCCGGCTACACCCGCGAGGACCCCTCCAGCGTCGTCGTCGACGAGCAGGGCTGGCTGCACACCGGCGACCTCGCCGAGCTCGACGACGACGGCTATCTGCGCATCACCGGCCGCAAGAAGAGCCTGGTGATCACCGCGGGCGGGCGCAACGTCTCGCCCGAGTGGGTCGAGGCCCGCTACCGCGAACTGGGCTTCGTCCGCGAGGCGGCCATCGTCGCCGACGGACTCGAGGCGGTGCACGGCCTGTTCGTCGTCGAGGCGGGACTCGACCACGACACCGCCCGCCGCCGGATCGAGGAGTTCGGCCGGGAGCGGCTCTCCGACATCGAGCGCGCCGCGGTGATCCGCCTGATGTCCGAGGACGACCCCGACTACGCCCGCTGCTTCACCGTCACCGGCCGCCCGCGTCGGGACGTCATCCGCGCCCATGTGCTCGGCGGCGCCCCCGGTGCGGCCGCCGGTGACACCCGTATCAAGGAGAAGGCATGA